The proteins below come from a single Hirundo rustica isolate bHirRus1 chromosome 6, bHirRus1.pri.v3, whole genome shotgun sequence genomic window:
- the LOC120753781 gene encoding uncharacterized protein LOC120753781 isoform X1, with the protein MRRDRRSERCAEPRTGGCSRRCAELEALRAQNILSVKGHRRSTELNPYVNGSSGDGTHNLGIFSTLLQPSQSQVTAMPCLGWECQVPAREFLCQCSSFLYADIASHTSPWNGHRAELRGWYLTTEQHRCLCRVPFQGEMIKTSPEGSLGPWPKFFWRVPGPVPPAEGRFLRFPSEKNMNSQTFRPGSPLQRELSAHPQRQFQHLKERKKKKKVIDFFCFRVISSSQTQTTLCSCSWPGES; encoded by the exons ATGCGGCGGGACCGTCGCTCGGAGCGCTGCGCGGAGCCACGGACCGGGGGCTGCTCCCGGCGCTGCGCGGAGCTCGAGGCGCTGAG agcacagaatattttgagtGTGAAGGGACACAGAAGGAGCACCGAGTTGAACCCTTATGTGAATGGCTCATCTGGGGATGGAACCCACAACCTGGGCATCTTCAGCACCCTGCTCCAACCGAGCCAATCTCAGGTTACAGCAATGCCCTGCCTGGGATGGGAATGCCAAGTACCAGCAAGGGAATTCCTGTGCCAGTGCAGCTCCTTCCTTTATGCCGATATTGCTTCACACACCAGCCCCTGGAATGGCCATAGGGCAGAGCTCCGTGGCTGGTACCTGACCACGGAACAACAcag GTGCTTGTGCCGCGTCCCTTTCCAGGGAGAAATGATCAAGACAAGCCCTGAGGGTTCCCTTGGTCCGTGGCCGAAGTTCTTCTGGAGAGTGCCAGGGCCGGTCCCGCCTGCAGAGGGGCGTTTCCTGCGG TTCCCCAGTGAGAAGAACATGAACTCACAGACATTCAGGCCTGGCAGTCCCCTGCAGCGAGAGCTCAGCGCACATCCACAGAGGCAATTCCAGCatctgaaagaaaggaagaagaagaagaaggtgattgatttcttctgtttcagagtTATTTCAAGTTCTCAGACCCAAACCACCCTTTGCTCTTGCTCTTGGCCGGGTGAATCCTGA
- the LOC120753781 gene encoding uncharacterized protein LOC120753781 isoform X2: MRRDRRSERCAEPRTGGCSRRCAELEALRAQNILSVKGHRRSTELNPYVNGSSGDGTHNLGIFSTLLQPSQSQVTAMPCLGWECQVPAREFLCQCSSFLYADIASHTSPWNGHRAELRGWYLTTEQHREK, translated from the exons ATGCGGCGGGACCGTCGCTCGGAGCGCTGCGCGGAGCCACGGACCGGGGGCTGCTCCCGGCGCTGCGCGGAGCTCGAGGCGCTGAG agcacagaatattttgagtGTGAAGGGACACAGAAGGAGCACCGAGTTGAACCCTTATGTGAATGGCTCATCTGGGGATGGAACCCACAACCTGGGCATCTTCAGCACCCTGCTCCAACCGAGCCAATCTCAGGTTACAGCAATGCCCTGCCTGGGATGGGAATGCCAAGTACCAGCAAGGGAATTCCTGTGCCAGTGCAGCTCCTTCCTTTATGCCGATATTGCTTCACACACCAGCCCCTGGAATGGCCATAGGGCAGAGCTCCGTGGCTGGTACCTGACCACGGAACAACAcag GGAGAAATGA